In Marivirga salinae, a single window of DNA contains:
- the pseI gene encoding pseudaminic acid synthase: protein MKIGGFNINKDSGVFIIAELSANHNGSLETAVETIRAAKRTGADAIKLQTYTADTLTIQSQKDDFIIKSGSIWDGKTYYDLYKSAYTPWQWHEKLFKIAAEEGLICFSSPFDKTAVDFLEDLDAPAYKIASFEITDIPLIEYVASKGKPVILSTGIAGKEDIELALDACKRMGNEDIALLKCTSSYPAPIDEANMVMVKDLRERYGVISGLSDHTMGSTVPIVATCFGAKIIEKHFILDHSVGGPDASFSMDEKEFTEMVKVVREAEKAIGKVDYTLTEKQTKGKDFSRSLYVVEDIKKGDKFTEENVRSIRPGFGMHPKHYYNVIGKEALIDLEKGDRLSFDNIDNSNNQ, encoded by the coding sequence ATGAAAATCGGAGGGTTTAATATAAATAAAGATTCAGGGGTGTTTATCATTGCTGAATTGTCAGCCAATCATAATGGTAGTTTAGAGACGGCTGTAGAAACAATAAGAGCTGCTAAAAGAACAGGTGCAGATGCAATTAAACTTCAAACCTATACTGCTGACACTTTAACGATCCAGTCCCAAAAAGATGATTTCATTATAAAATCAGGCTCTATTTGGGATGGGAAAACGTACTATGATTTATACAAGAGTGCTTACACACCTTGGCAATGGCATGAAAAATTATTTAAGATAGCTGCTGAAGAAGGATTAATCTGTTTTTCATCCCCTTTTGATAAAACAGCTGTAGACTTTTTAGAAGATCTTGACGCCCCGGCTTATAAAATCGCTTCTTTTGAAATTACTGATATTCCTTTAATAGAATATGTGGCTTCTAAAGGGAAGCCAGTAATTTTATCTACTGGTATAGCAGGAAAAGAAGATATAGAACTGGCATTGGACGCCTGCAAAAGAATGGGGAATGAGGATATTGCATTGCTCAAGTGCACCTCAAGTTATCCAGCTCCAATAGATGAGGCGAATATGGTGATGGTAAAAGATTTAAGAGAACGTTATGGTGTTATTTCAGGACTTTCGGATCATACCATGGGAAGCACGGTGCCTATTGTAGCGACTTGTTTCGGTGCTAAAATTATCGAAAAACATTTTATATTAGATCATTCCGTAGGGGGACCCGATGCTTCTTTTTCTATGGATGAAAAAGAATTTACAGAGATGGTAAAAGTAGTAAGAGAAGCTGAAAAAGCCATTGGGAAAGTAGATTATACACTTACAGAGAAGCAAACAAAAGGTAAGGATTTCTCCCGTTCTTTATATGTTGTGGAAGACATTAAAAAGGGGGACAAGTTTACGGAAGAAAATGTTAGGAGTATAAGACCTGGGTTTGGTATGCATCCTAAACATTATTATAATGTCATTGGAAAGGAGGCTTTAATAGATTTAGAAAAGGGTGACAGATTGTCCTTTGATAACATAGACAATAGTAATAATCAATAA
- a CDS encoding methionyl-tRNA formyltransferase, which yields MTLGILASGNLGFKVLEQLITSWEINFVMTDKKSEGIISLCKDNNVALFEGNPRKGACANFISDKSIDVLISVNYLFIIEKELIELPKTLAFNIHGSLLPKYRGRTPHVWAIINNERETGITAHLIDEGCDTGAILEQQVIEINKNETGATLLGKYENSYLPIIENVLTKVESNSLRYLYQDESKATYFGKRTPEDGQINWNWQKERIRNWVRAQAAPYPGAFSIYKDQKIIIDEISYTDYGFSCEEPNGKVLSINPILVKTPNGVVEIKKVRNRNTNLKLNSIL from the coding sequence ATGACTTTAGGGATATTAGCTAGTGGTAATCTTGGATTTAAAGTTTTGGAACAATTAATTACTTCCTGGGAAATTAATTTCGTCATGACGGACAAAAAATCTGAAGGTATTATTTCTTTATGTAAGGATAATAATGTAGCCTTATTTGAAGGTAATCCTCGTAAAGGAGCTTGCGCTAATTTCATCAGTGATAAAAGTATAGATGTTCTTATTTCGGTAAATTATTTGTTTATCATAGAAAAGGAATTGATTGAATTACCGAAGACTTTAGCCTTCAACATACATGGATCACTTTTACCAAAGTACAGAGGTAGGACACCCCATGTCTGGGCCATTATTAACAATGAACGTGAAACTGGTATTACAGCGCATTTAATAGATGAAGGGTGTGATACTGGTGCCATTTTAGAACAGCAAGTCATCGAGATTAATAAAAATGAAACTGGAGCTACTTTATTAGGAAAATACGAAAACAGTTATTTACCCATTATAGAAAATGTTCTGACCAAGGTAGAATCAAACAGTTTGAGATATCTTTATCAAGATGAGAGTAAGGCAACTTATTTTGGAAAGCGGACTCCTGAGGATGGCCAAATTAATTGGAATTGGCAAAAAGAGCGGATAAGGAATTGGGTAAGAGCGCAAGCCGCGCCTTATCCAGGGGCATTTTCTATTTATAAAGATCAAAAAATCATAATTGATGAAATTAGCTACACTGATTATGGATTCTCATGCGAGGAGCCAAATGGCAAGGTTTTATCGATCAACCCAATACTGGTAAAAACACCGAATGGAGTAGTGGAAATCAAGAAAGTCAGAAATAGAAATACGAATTTAAAATTGAATAGCATCTTATAA
- a CDS encoding GNAT family N-acetyltransferase codes for MSSYKVLSKQKFESDGYSIVPIRMEDRYAIMKWRNEQIYHLRQDKPLAKESQDNYFNKVIVKLFEQEKPAQILFSYLKDNHCIGYGGLVHINWVDKNAEVSFIMKTELEVEEFNLHWKSYLNLIEKVAFEELDFHKLYVYAFDLRPHLYDALKDNKYFLDARLRDHCYFEGEYKDVVIYSKLEKG; via the coding sequence ATGAGCTCTTATAAGGTTTTATCGAAACAAAAATTTGAATCTGATGGCTATTCAATAGTCCCCATCAGAATGGAAGATCGATACGCCATCATGAAATGGCGAAATGAGCAAATATATCACTTAAGACAAGATAAGCCTCTTGCCAAAGAATCGCAGGACAATTATTTTAATAAGGTAATAGTTAAATTGTTTGAACAGGAAAAGCCAGCGCAGATTCTCTTTTCTTATTTGAAAGATAATCATTGCATAGGCTATGGAGGATTGGTTCATATCAATTGGGTTGATAAAAATGCAGAAGTATCCTTTATTATGAAAACCGAATTAGAAGTTGAAGAATTCAACCTACATTGGAAATCTTACCTGAACCTGATTGAAAAAGTAGCTTTTGAAGAATTAGATTTTCATAAGCTATATGTATATGCTTTTGATCTAAGACCTCATTTGTATGATGCACTGAAAGATAATAAATACTTTCTGGACGCTAGACTAAGGGACCATTGTTATTTTGAAGGCGAATACAAAGACGTTGTAATCTATTCAAAACTAGAAAAAGGATGA
- the pseF gene encoding pseudaminic acid cytidylyltransferase, translated as MSNLCIIPARGGSKRIPRKNIKDFLGKPIIAYSIETALQSGLFDEVMVSTDDTEIAEIAQKFGAKVPFKRSNENADDFATTSAVLIEVLDEYKVNGKEFEYACCIYPTAPLIKTEKLKMGFEKLKDGHFNTVFPAVEFSYPVWRGLKKTTDEGFKMVWPENLNKRSQDLETVYHDAGQWYWINIESFKKDQKLFGDRTSCVVLEATEVQDIDTLVDWKLAELKYELL; from the coding sequence ATGAGCAATTTATGTATCATACCGGCAAGAGGTGGTAGCAAAAGAATCCCCAGGAAGAATATCAAAGATTTTCTGGGCAAACCTATTATAGCCTATTCTATTGAAACTGCCTTACAGTCCGGTTTATTTGATGAGGTGATGGTTTCTACTGATGATACTGAAATTGCTGAAATTGCTCAAAAATTTGGGGCTAAAGTCCCTTTTAAGAGGTCGAATGAAAATGCTGATGATTTTGCTACAACCTCAGCCGTTTTGATTGAAGTTTTAGACGAATATAAGGTTAATGGAAAAGAGTTTGAATACGCATGCTGCATCTATCCTACAGCTCCTTTGATTAAAACTGAGAAGCTAAAAATGGGATTTGAGAAATTGAAAGATGGACATTTCAATACCGTTTTTCCTGCAGTGGAGTTTTCTTACCCTGTTTGGAGAGGGCTTAAAAAAACAACTGATGAGGGATTTAAAATGGTATGGCCTGAAAACTTAAACAAAAGATCCCAGGATTTGGAAACCGTTTACCATGATGCTGGTCAATGGTACTGGATTAATATAGAAAGCTTTAAAAAAGACCAGAAATTATTTGGAGATCGAACATCTTGTGTTGTTTTAGAAGCAACTGAAGTGCAGGATATTGATACTCTGGTAGATTGGAAGTTAGCGGAACTGAAGTATGAGCTCTTATAA